The following proteins come from a genomic window of Leisingera daeponensis DSM 23529:
- a CDS encoding Na(+)-translocating NADH-quinone reductase subunit C, with amino-acid sequence MADTQSKGLIGRFLAASPDSVGKTVFIAVAVCLVASMIVSTAAVSLRPVQETNKKRDKQLNVLQVAGLYEPGQNVAEAFAAFEPQVLDLETSTFTDQFDAATFDGLAAAQDPELSRELENDPAGIGRQSRYKTVYLLREENGDLDKVILPIHGYGLWSTLYGFIAVEENGNDIYGLQFYQHGETPGLGAEVDNPRWKALWQGKKLFDEDGDLEITVSKTVPAAGREHYIDALAGATLTSAGVDNLVRFWMGEEGYGPFLKSLQAGEF; translated from the coding sequence ATGGCTGATACCCAAAGCAAGGGCCTGATTGGCCGCTTCCTCGCCGCATCGCCGGATTCGGTTGGCAAGACCGTGTTCATCGCTGTTGCCGTCTGCCTGGTGGCCTCGATGATCGTGTCCACCGCCGCCGTGTCCCTGCGCCCGGTGCAGGAAACCAACAAGAAGCGCGACAAGCAGCTGAACGTTCTGCAGGTGGCTGGTCTCTATGAGCCGGGCCAGAATGTGGCCGAAGCCTTTGCCGCGTTCGAGCCGCAGGTGCTGGATCTGGAAACCAGCACCTTCACCGACCAGTTCGACGCGGCCACCTTTGACGGGCTGGCTGCTGCGCAGGACCCGGAGCTGAGCCGCGAGCTGGAGAACGACCCGGCCGGCATCGGCCGCCAGTCGCGCTACAAGACCGTGTATCTGCTGCGCGAGGAAAACGGCGATCTGGACAAGGTGATCCTGCCGATCCACGGCTATGGCCTGTGGTCCACCCTCTATGGCTTCATCGCGGTGGAGGAGAACGGCAACGACATCTATGGCCTGCAGTTTTACCAGCACGGCGAAACCCCGGGCCTGGGCGCCGAGGTGGACAACCCGCGCTGGAAAGCGCTGTGGCAGGGCAAGAAGCTGTTCGATGAAGACGGCGATCTGGAGATCACCGTGTCCAAGACCGTGCCGGCCGCCGGCCGCGAGCATTATATCGACGCCCTTGCCGGTGCCACGCTGACCTCTGCCGGGGTCGACAACCTGGTGCGGTTCTGGATGGGCGAAGAAGGCTACGGGCCGTTCCTCAAGTCACTGCAAGCGGGAGAGTTCTGA
- the nqrE gene encoding NADH:ubiquinone reductase (Na(+)-transporting) subunit E has product MEGLISLAVKAIFVENLALSFFLGMCTFIAVSKKISTALGLGISVMVVQAITVPANNLLLTYLLKPGALAWAGFPDVDLTFLGLISYIGVIAAMVQILEMILDKYFPPLYNALGIFLPLITVNCAILGGSLFMVERDYNFAEAATYGLSSGFGWALAITAMAGVREKLKYSDVPDGLQGLGITFITAGLMAMAFMSFSGVKL; this is encoded by the coding sequence ATGGAAGGGCTGATTTCACTCGCCGTCAAGGCCATCTTTGTCGAAAACCTCGCGCTGTCCTTCTTCCTGGGCATGTGCACCTTCATCGCGGTGTCCAAGAAGATTTCCACCGCGCTGGGTCTGGGGATTTCGGTGATGGTGGTGCAGGCCATCACCGTGCCTGCCAACAACCTGCTGCTGACCTACCTCCTGAAACCGGGCGCGCTGGCCTGGGCGGGCTTTCCGGACGTGGACCTGACCTTCCTCGGCCTGATCTCCTATATCGGGGTGATCGCGGCGATGGTGCAGATCCTGGAGATGATCCTCGATAAGTATTTCCCGCCGCTCTACAACGCGCTGGGGATCTTCCTGCCGCTGATCACGGTGAACTGCGCGATCCTGGGCGGCTCGCTGTTCATGGTGGAGCGCGATTACAACTTTGCTGAGGCAGCCACTTACGGCCTCTCCTCCGGCTTCGGCTGGGCGCTGGCGATCACCGCGATGGCGGGCGTGCGCGAGAAGCTGAAGTATTCCGACGTGCCGGACGGCCTGCAGGGCCTGGGCATCACCTTTATCACCGCAGGTCTGATGGCGATGGCCTTCATGTCCTTCAGCGGCGTCAAACTGTAA
- a CDS encoding NADH:ubiquinone reductase (Na(+)-transporting) subunit D — protein sequence MSQSKKDMLIDPLVDNNPITLQVLGICSALAVTSSLQVAFVMTLAVTFVTAFSSMFISILRNQIPGSIRIIVQMVIIASLVILVDQVLKAYAFEISKTLSVFVGLIITNCIVMGRAEAFAMKNPPVASFIDGVGNGLGYGLILMLVGFIRELFGSGSLFGITLLETVNNGGWYVPNGLLLLPPSAFFVIGLLIWAFRTWKPNQVEEREYKIQTVEAH from the coding sequence ATGTCCCAGAGCAAGAAAGACATGCTGATCGACCCGCTGGTCGACAACAACCCGATCACCCTGCAGGTGCTGGGCATCTGCTCGGCGCTGGCGGTGACCTCGTCGCTGCAGGTGGCCTTTGTGATGACGCTGGCGGTGACCTTCGTGACCGCGTTCTCGTCGATGTTCATCTCGATCCTCAGGAACCAGATCCCGGGCTCGATCCGGATCATCGTGCAGATGGTGATCATCGCCTCGCTGGTGATCCTGGTGGACCAGGTGCTGAAGGCCTATGCCTTTGAGATTTCGAAAACCCTGTCGGTCTTCGTCGGCCTGATCATCACCAACTGCATCGTGATGGGCCGCGCCGAGGCGTTTGCGATGAAGAACCCGCCGGTCGCGTCCTTCATCGACGGCGTGGGCAACGGCCTGGGCTACGGCCTGATCCTGATGCTGGTCGGTTTCATCCGTGAGCTGTTCGGCTCCGGCTCGCTGTTCGGCATCACCCTGCTGGAAACCGTGAACAACGGCGGCTGGTATGTCCCGAACGGTCTGCTGCTGCTGCCGCCCTCGGCCTTCTTCGTGATCGGCCTCCTGATCTGGGCCTTCCGCACCTGGAAGCCGAACCAGGTGGAAGAGCGTGAATACAAAATCCAAACCGTGGAGGCGCACTGA
- the nqrF gene encoding NADH:ubiquinone reductase (Na(+)-transporting) subunit F has product METFTLGVVLFTVIVLALVAVILAARSRLVSTGNVNITINGEKTISVPAGGKLLQTLAAEKLFVPSACGGGGTCAQCRVRVHSGGGSILPTEESHITKREAACGDRLSCQVAVKQDMDIEVPEEVFGVKKWRCKVRSNENVATFIKALVLELPEGEDVNFRAGGYIQIEAPEHQLAYTDFDIQEEYREDWDRFNLWQYKSVVDEPVERAYSMANYPDEKGIIMLNVRVASPPPGSSDIPAGKMSSYIFNLKPGDEVTISGPFGEFFARDTEKEMVFIGGGAGMAPMRSHIFDQLKRLKTNRKISFWYGARSKKEMFFVEDFDQLAAENPNFEWHVALSDPQPGDDWDGYTGFIHNVLYEEYLKNHPAPEDCEFYMCGPPIMNQSVINMLLDLGVDREDIMLDDFGG; this is encoded by the coding sequence ATGGAAACTTTCACGCTCGGCGTTGTCCTGTTCACGGTGATCGTGCTGGCGCTGGTGGCCGTCATTCTGGCCGCCCGCTCCCGCCTGGTCTCCACCGGCAACGTCAACATCACCATCAACGGTGAAAAAACCATCTCGGTGCCCGCGGGCGGCAAGCTCTTGCAGACGCTGGCGGCAGAGAAACTGTTCGTCCCCTCCGCCTGCGGCGGCGGCGGCACCTGCGCGCAGTGCCGGGTGCGGGTGCATTCCGGCGGCGGCTCGATCCTGCCGACCGAGGAAAGCCACATCACCAAGCGCGAAGCCGCCTGCGGCGACCGGCTGTCCTGCCAGGTTGCGGTCAAGCAGGACATGGATATCGAAGTCCCCGAAGAGGTCTTCGGCGTCAAGAAATGGCGATGCAAGGTGCGCTCCAACGAAAACGTGGCGACCTTTATCAAGGCGCTGGTGCTGGAGCTGCCCGAAGGCGAGGACGTGAATTTCCGCGCCGGCGGCTACATCCAGATCGAAGCGCCGGAGCATCAGCTGGCCTATACCGATTTCGACATCCAGGAGGAGTATCGCGAGGATTGGGACCGCTTCAATCTGTGGCAGTACAAATCCGTGGTGGATGAGCCGGTCGAGCGCGCCTATTCGATGGCGAACTACCCGGACGAGAAGGGCATCATCATGCTGAACGTCCGCGTCGCCTCGCCGCCGCCGGGCAGCAGCGACATTCCGGCGGGCAAGATGTCGTCCTACATCTTCAACCTGAAACCGGGGGATGAGGTCACCATTTCCGGGCCGTTCGGCGAATTCTTCGCCCGCGACACCGAAAAGGAGATGGTGTTCATCGGCGGCGGCGCCGGCATGGCGCCGATGCGCAGCCACATCTTCGACCAGCTGAAGCGCCTGAAGACCAACCGCAAGATCAGCTTCTGGTACGGCGCGCGGTCGAAGAAAGAGATGTTCTTTGTCGAGGACTTCGACCAGCTCGCAGCGGAAAACCCGAACTTCGAATGGCACGTGGCCCTGTCGGACCCGCAGCCGGGCGATGACTGGGACGGCTACACCGGCTTCATCCACAACGTTCTGTATGAGGAATACCTCAAGAACCATCCGGCGCCGGAAGACTGCGAATTCTACATGTGCGGTCCGCCGATCATGAACCAGTCGGTGATCAACATGCTGCTGGACCTGGGCGTGGACCGCGAGGACATCATGCTCGACGATTTCGGCGGCTGA